In Plasmodium malariae genome assembly, chromosome: 11, the following proteins share a genomic window:
- the PmUG01_11051200 gene encoding lsm12, putative yields MVKNSFDPSLYFGHTIIIKTCDGHTFEGELYCYDPCSDFIIIKEDNKNGTANFYIIRTNIIVDIESKRRLKNSYTTLPTIDKSVVEKIERKALDNFEKNKSRIGIGVTQEAQELFDFIWKTHPDCVWNNKDILVLNGEVRIKPPYSPDNCIAKNEKLKERFAIVISKFRQKKNMSIKV; encoded by the exons ATGGTCAAAAATAGCTTTGATCCATCCTTGTATTTTGGTCatacaataattataaaaacctGTGATGGTCATACATTTGAGGGAGAATTATATTGCTATGATCCTTGTTCagatttcattattataaaagaagataataaaaatggcacagcaaatttttatataattaggACAAATATAATTGTAGATATTGAATCAAAAAGaagattaaaaaattcatataccACTTTACCCACAATTGATAAAAGTGTTgttgaaaaaattgaaagaaAGGCTTTAGACAactttgaaaaaaacaaGTCTCGCATTGGTATTGGGGTAACACAGGAAGCTCAAGAGTTATTCGATTTTATATGGAAAAC GCACCCAGATTGCGTTTGgaataataaagatatattagtTTTAAATGGGGAGGTTAGGATCAAACCTCCATATAGTCCAGATAACTGTATagcaaaaaatgaaaaattaaaagaaagatTTGCGATAGTG ATATCCAAGTTccgccaaaaaaaaaatatgtccATTAAGGTATAA